DNA from Bradyrhizobium diazoefficiens USDA 110:
CCTGGTACGACGTCGCGCTGCCGGATGTCACGCCGGATCCGCTCAAGTTCCGCGACGAGAAGAAATACGTCGACCGCATCAAGGATGCCCGCGCGCGAACTAACCTCAACGACGCGATCAAGGTCGGCTATGGCAAGCTCGAAGGCGCCGCCGTCGTCATCGCCGTGCAGGATTTCGACTTCATGGGCGGCTCGCTCGGCATGGCCGCGGGCGAGGCCATCGTGCGTGGGCTCGAACTCGCGGTCGAGAAGAAGTCGCCGTTCATCGTGTTCGCCGCATCAGGCGGCGCGCGCATGCAGGAAGGCATCCTGTCGCTGATGCAGATGCCGCGCACGACCGTCGCGGTTCAGATGCTGCGCGAGGCAAAACAGCCCTATATCGTCGTGCTGACCAACCCGACCACCGGCGGCGTCACCGCCTCCTACGCGATGCTGGGCGACGTGCAGATCGCCGAGCCCGGCGCGCTGATCGGCTTTGCCGGCGCGCGCGTGATCGAGCAGACCATCCGCGAGAAGCTCCCGGAAGGCTTCCAGCGCGCCGAGTACCTGAAAGAGCACGGCATGGTCGACATGGTCGTGCATCGTCACGATTTGCGCCCGACCCTGGCACGGCTCTGTCGCCTGTTGACCAAGGCACCGGCGCTGGAGACCGCGTCGAAATCGGTGCAGCCTGTCGTCAGCCCGGCGCAGATCGTATCGGCTTCCGAGACGGCGCCGGCCGCGCCGCACGCGTGAACGCGTCTCCTGACAGCGCAAAGCCGCCGCTCGACGAATTGATCGGGCGGCTGTCGGCCCTGCATCAGAAGCGCATCGATCTTGGGCTGGAGCGGATGCATCGTCTGCTCGATCGGCTCGGCCACCCCGAACGCAAGCTGCCCCCGGTGATCCACATCGCCGGCACCAATGGCAAGGGCTCGACGCTCGCTTATCTGCGCGCGACGCTGGAAGCGGCAGACCTGCGCGTCCACGCCTACACCTCGCCGTATCTGGTCCGCATCAACGAATGTTTCCGGCTTGGTCGCCTCGGTGGCGGCGTGCTGGTCGGCGACGACGAACTGCGCGCCGCGCTGGAAGAAGTCGAGCGCGTCAATGCCGGCGAGCCTGCCACCGTGTTCGAGCTGAAGACGGCTGCCGCGTTTCATCTGTTCGCGCAGAATCCGGCCGATGCGGTGCTGCTCGAGGTCGGCCTTGGCGGCCGGCTCGATTCGACCAATGTGGTCGATACGCCGGCGGCCACCGTGATCACGCCTGTGAGCATGGACCACACGGACTTCCTCGGCGATACGCTGACCTCCATCGCCGGCGAGAAGGCCGCGATCATCAAGCGCGGCGTGCCCGTGGTTTGCGCCGAGCAGTCGGGCGAGGCGATGGCCGTGATCGAGGCGCAGGCCAAGCGCATGCGCGCGCCGCTGTTTGCCGCGAACGAGAGCTGGCACGTCAATGTCGAGCATGGGCGCCTGGTTTATTCCGACGATCGCGGCCTGATGGATCTCGCCGCGCCGCGCCTGTTCGGCCGCCACCAGTTCGACAATGCCGGGCTTGCGATCGCGACTTTGCGCGCGATTTCGACATTCAAGGTCAACCAGGCGGCGTTCGAAGCCGGCATCGTCGGTGCCGAATGGCCGGCGCGGATGCAGCGCATCACCTCGGGCGAGCTGCTCTCCTGGGGACCGCAGGGCTCGGAGATCTGGCTCGACGGCGGGCACAATGCGGAAGGTGGGCGCGTTGCGGCGGCCGCGCTCGGCGATCTCGAGGAACGGGTGTCGCGGCCGCTGGTCGTGATCGCGGGCATGATGGCCAACAAGGATGCGCAGGCCTTCCTCGCCAATTTCGCCGGCCTCACCCGTCACATCATCGCGGTGCCGATTCCCGACACCGAGAATGCGATGCCGGCCGACCGCCTCGCGGACGCCGCGCGCAGCCTCGGCATGCGGGTCGAGCCCGCGCCGGGCATCGAGGCCGCGCTGCGCGCGCTGTCGAAGCTCGCCTACGAGGTGCCGCCGCGCATCCTGATCACCGGCTCGCTCTATCTCGCCGGCCACGTGCTCGGCATCAACGGCACGCCTCCTGCATGAGCTGTCTTGTCCCGGACAAGGCGCATCGCGCAAGCGATGCGCCGCAGAGCCGGGACCCAGAATGCCGCAACATGGGCCCCGGCTCTGCAGCGCACCGCTGAAGAAGCGCTGCGCTGCGTCCGGGGCAAGAGAGAATGCCAATGCGTTTTGCCGCGATTGCCGACATTCACGGAAACCATCTCGCGCTGGAGGCGGTGCTTGCCGACATCCGCGCCCAGGGCATCGCCGACCTCGTCAATCTCGGCGACATGCTGAGCGGTCCGCTCGACGCGCGCCGGACCATCGAGATCCTGATGAATCTCGACGCCGTGCATGTGCTCGGCAATCACGACCGCTACCTGCTCGACCGTCCGCCGGAGAAGATGGGCTCGTGGGATCGTCCCGCCCATGCGGCGCTGAATGCCGTGCAACTCGATTGGCTGCGGGCGCAGCCGATGACGCGCGTGTTTCGCGACCGGGTCTTCCTCTGCCATGCGACGCCCGAGAACGACGAGGTCTATTGGCTCGATACCGTGCATCCCGACGGCACGGTGGCGCTATCGCCGCTCGACCGCATCGAGCAGTTCGCGCAAGGCATCACGCAGTCCCTGATCCTCTGCGCCCACACCCATCTCGCCCGCACGGTGCGGCTTCGTGACGGCCGGCTGATCGTCAATCCCGGCAGCGTCGGTAGCCCGGGCTATCGCGACAAGCATCCGTTCCCGCATGTCGTCGAGGCCGGCACGCCGCACGCGCGCTACGCGATCCTCGAACTCGTCGATGCTGCTTGGCAAGTGACCTTCCGCCATGTCGTCTATGATCACGAGGCGATGGCCGCGCTCGCACGCCGCAACAATCAGCCGGAGCTCGCGAACGCGCTCGCGACGGGATGGATCAAGTAGCGCCGCTTCGCTCCATCCGGGCGGCGGGTTTGACTCCTTGATAAGGGCGCTTGTTATAAGCGTACATATCAAAGTGGGAGCGCGCCATGGACGACGGCCATGTCTGGCGAAACGAATATACCATCGAGACGTCTGCAACCGCAGAGACGATCTGGGGCATCTTTCGCGATGTCCCCGGCTGGAAAAACTGGAATGCGGGTATCGAGCAGATCGACATCGACGGGCCATTCGCGGCCGGCACTTGGTTCACGATGAAGCCCCCCGGCGAGGAGACGCTACGCTCGCAACTGATCGAGGTTCGCGAGAACGTGTGCTTCATCGATGAAACGCGAGTCGGCGATCTCGTCATCACAGTCGCCCATCGCATCGAACCGCTTGGCGATTCTCCTGGACCGGCGCGCACGCGCATCGTTTACGCCGCGGACGCGCGAGGGCCGCAAGCGTCCGAGATCGGTCCGGCTGTCGCGTCGGACTTTCCCGATGTTCTCGCCAGTCTCGCCAAACTCGCCGAAACGAGATCGGCATGATTGCCGCCGACAAAAAACAAAACGGCCGGCGTGTTGCCGGCCGTTGCAGAATTCTCAGTTACTCGCGAGGCGGATCACACCGCCGACGTGATCCACTGCTGCAGCTTTGCCTTCGGCGCCGCGCCGACCTGGCGGGAGGCCATCTCGCCGCCCTTGAAGATCATCAGGGTCGGGATCGACATCACGCCGTACTTCGACGCGGTCTTCGGGCTCTCGTCGACATTGAGCTTCACGATCTTGACCTTGTCGCCCATCGCGCCGGCGATCTCGTCGAGGGCGGGCGCGATCATGCGGCAGGGACCGCACCATTCGGCCCAGAAATCGACGACCACAGGGCCGTTCGCCTTGAGCACTTCGGCTTCGAAATCAGTGTCAGAAACCTTGCCAACGGCCATGGGAGTACCTCACTCGGTTGAAAGAATCGGCGCGGATGGGAATCGCGCCCGGGATCATGGCGTCAACCTATGAACGGCCCCTTGCCGGGTCAAGGACGCTCACACCGAGATGAAGGGATGCCAGCGCCGCGTCCAGCGCGGGGGCCGAAATCTCCATATATTCAAGGGCCTCGGTCCAGAGCAGGACGGCCCTGACCGGCTTTTGGGGATAAAGCCGCGCCAGCACCGCCCGGTACAGCGCAAGCTGCCGGACATAGACGGCGGGCGCCTCAGTCGCGCTTTTGGGCGCCGCCTGGTTGGTCTTGAAATCGACGATCAGGACCTCATCCGGACGAACGACCAGCCGGTCGATCTGCCCCGACACCAGCGCAGGCTGGAGGCCTGGCCGCTCCAGCCGGCCGACGATGGCGACCTCCGCCCGGCTGCCGGCGGCAAACACCGGTGCAAAGCGCGGCTCGGCGATCAGCGCGAGCACCTTGTCGGCCAGCGCGGTGCGGTCGGCCTCCGCCCAGTCGGAGGCATTGCGCGCCATGAAGCCGCGCGCGGCCTCGCGCCGCCGCTCGGCGGCGATGTCGGGCAGCGACTGGAGCAGCCGGTGCACCAGCGTGCCGCGTTGCAGCGCGAGCGCGCGCGACTGCACCGATTCGCCTGACCGGACCGCGCGGCCTCCCTCCGCAGACTGGCCCGAGGGGCGCACGGAATCGTCGTCCTGCATCTCGCGCGGTGCCGGCGTCCGCAGCCAGTCCGGCAACGCGATCGTCTGATCCACGAATGTCGCGGGCGTGCCGAGGGCAACGACGTCCTCCGGCCGGGCGAATCGCGTCACCTTGCCAAGCGGCGTTTCCAGCGTCTGCTTCTCCAGGCCCGAGCCGGTAAGCCCGGTGTCGACCAGGTCGTACCAGCTCAGCTTGCGGACCGTCCTCATATTGCCGGGCATGCAGCCGCCGACGATCAGCCGGTCGGCCGCGCGCGTCATCGCGACATAGAGCAGGCGGCGATATTCGTCCTCGGTCTCCTCGAGCATGGCCTTGCGGGCCTCGGCGACGGGCTTGGGATCGTCGGCCTTGCGGCCCGCCCACACCACCACCTCGCCGCCGTTGCCGCGCGGCACCTGGATCAGACGGACCCGCTGCGAGTCCGCGGGCGACGACGTGGTGTCGACCATGAACACGACGGACGCTTCAAGGCCCTTGGCGCCGTGCACGGTCATCACCCGCACCTCGTCGCGGGAGATTTCCATGTCGCGCTTCACCTCGGTGTCGGCCGAGCGCAGCCAGGCCATGAAGCCTTGCAGCGACGCCGGCGCCTTGCGCTCGTAGTTCAGCGCCAGCTCCAGGAATTCGTCGAGCGCGTCATTGGCCTCGTGGCCGAGCCGGCGCAGGATGCGCGCGCGTCCGCCGTCGCCGCCAAGCAGCCAGGCGTAGAAGGCGAACGGTGTCTCCTCGCGCGCGCGAGTTTCGCAGGCCTCGAGCCGCCGCAGCACCGCGGCGAATTTCTCGCTTCCGGCCGCCTGCTCGCCGAGCGCCCGGCGCAGCGAGCCCTTGCGGCCCCAGGCAAGCGCAAACAAATCGTCATCGTCGAGCCCGAACAGCGGGCTCTTCAGCGCGACCGCAAGCGCGAGATCGTCCTGCGGCAGCAGCAGCGCGTCCGCAAGGTTCATCAGGTCGATGATGCCGATGTGCTCGGTGAGCTTCAGCCGGTCGGCGCCGGCGACCGGCACGCCAGCGTGCTTCAGCGCCTGGATCACGGCATCGAACGCGTTGCCGCGTCGGCGGACCAGGATCAGCATGTCGCCGTAGCGCAGCGGCCGCCGCTCGCCTTCATGTCCGGTGAGCGTGCCGCTTTCGACCAGCCGCTTGATCTCGGCCTGGATGCGGCGGGCGAGCTTGACCTCGGGGCTGGTGACGGCAACGCCGTCGAACGGCGCGCGCCAGCCCTCGATGTCCTGCCTGTCGTCGGCTTCAGCCAGGTCCCACAGCTCGATCACGCTTGGCCCTGCATCGGCGAGCGCATTGTGCAGGGGATGGCCGATCTCGACCGAATGGATGCTCTTGTAGATCGCGGGGTCGCGGAAGACGTGGTCGACCGAGTGCAGGATCGCGGCGCCCGAGCGGAACGAATAGGTGAAGGCGACCGGATCGAATTTCAGCCCGGCGGCGGTGAACTTGCGGTGCAGCTCGCGCCGGCGCGCGTCGAATTCCCGGGGCTGCGCGCCCTGGAACGAGAAGATCGACTGCTTCTCGTCTCCGACGGCGAAGATGGTGCGGTTCAGCCCCTCGCGCGCGCCTTCGCCCGCGGTGAACTCGGAGATGATGTGCGCGACGATGTCCCACTGCCGCGGACTGGTGTCCTGCGCCTCGTCGATCAGGACGTGGTCGACGCCGCGGTCGAGCTTGTAATGCACCCAGCCCGAGGAGACGCGGTTGAGCATCGCCAGCGTTTTGTCGATCAAATCGTCATAGTCGAGCAGGCCGCGCTCCTGCTTCTCGCGCCGGTAGTTCGCGGCAGCAGCGGTCGCGATATGCAAGAGAGCCGCCGTGCGGTCACGCATGGTTACCGCGCGGCGCTTCTCGATCAGTCCAGCGAGGCGCTGGGCCTCGTTCTCGAACAGGCGGGCGACGGAGGGATTGTGATCGCAAAATTTCTTGGTCAGCACCGCCTTGCGCGGCAGCTTCTCGTCGGTGAGGAAGACGCCGAGATAGGCGTCGACCTGCGCGCCGCCCGAAAACGCTTTTGCCTCGCGGAGCCGGCTGGCCTGGTCGTTGTCGGATTTGCTGCCATCTTCCAGCGCAAACGCGATGTCGTCCCAGCGCGATCGCGGCAGGAATGGACCGTCGAGAATCTCCGTCTCGACGTCCTCGATGCGGTCGGCGGCGTCAACGCCCAGCACCGCCGCCATCTGCGCGGCGGCAGCTTCTGCGTTGCCGGCCTCGTCGGTCCAGGCCATGAAATGATCGCGGCTCAGACAGGCCTCGCGCACGACCTCCTTGAAGGTGACGTCGGCGGCGCTGGCCATCGCGGTCAGCAGCGCGCGGCCTGTGACCGTTTCCGGGTCGCGCGCGGCCTCCAGCAGCACCTTCAGATTGGCGCGCTCCATCATGTCGGTCTGGTCGCGCTCGTCGATGACGGAGAAGCGCGCCGGCACGTTGGCTTCGAACGGAAACTGCTGGAGCAGGCGGGTACACAGCGCGTGGATGGTCTGCACCTTCAATCCACCGGGGGTCTCCAGCGCACAGGCGAATAGCTTTCGCGCTTCGCGTCGCAGCTTTGCGCTGGGATGCGGGATGCCGACGGCACGGATCGCGGCATCGAGCGCGATGTCGTCCAGCGTCACCCAATGGCCGAGCGTGGTGAACACGCGCTCGGCCATGTTGGCGGCGGCGGCCTTGGTGAAGGTGATGCAGAGGATCTTTTCCGGCGGCACGCCCGACAGCAGCAGACGGATCACGCGCTGCACCAGCACGTGCGTCTTGCCCGAGCCCGCATTGGCCGACACGAAGGCCGATGCGGTCGGATCGGATGCACGCGCCTGCCTGGCGCGCACCTCATCGGGGATTGGGCGTGGCGCCTTCACCATTCCTCGATCCCCAATCCGCCGGCTGCCGACCACTCCTTGATGCGGGCGAGGTCGTCATAGGTGCCGTAGCGGTTGGACCACATCGGCAGGTTCAGCGAGGTGTAGGCCTGGTTCTCGTCCTCGAAGGCGCGGATCAGCGCTTCCAGCTTGGCCCGGGCCTCAGCGGCAGCAATATCCGGCGGCTGCGGTTCGTCGCCTTGCTTGTACTTGAGCTCGAGGATGCGCTCCTCGCCCGGCGGATTGTTGCCGCTGAGGCGGACATAGACGAGCTGGCTCACGGATGAGCCGGCGTCGATGTCGGGAAAGCCGCCTTCGCGCAGGATCGCCGCCTCCAGCGTGAGCTGCGGCGACAGGCCCATGCGGACCTGCTTGCCGGTCGGCGGCTGGCCGGTCTTGTAGTCGAGGATGGCGTAGCCGCCGCCCTGGCGGCGCTCGATGCGGTCGGCGCGCGCGGAGAGGCGGAAGCTGCGTTCATTGTCGAGCGTGATCGAGATCTCGCCGCGAGTCTCCGCGGTGATCGCCTCGACCACGTCGCGCCGTGCCGTCTCCCACTCGCTGAACCAGCGCGCGATGCGCTGGAAGCGCGGCCACCACAGCGCGCGCGCCTCGGGGCGCTCCATCAGCGGCGCGAAATGCTTTTCGCCGATCGCGCGCAGCACGCGGGCGGGATCGTCGGGCAGGCGCGTCGCATAGCGTTCCGTGAATTCGCCGATCGCATCGTGGATCGCCGAGCCGCGGTCGGCGGCCGACAGCGGCATGTCGACGGGATCGAGTGCATCCAGCCGCAAGATGTGCTTGGCGTAGATCGTGTAGGGATCGCGCAGCCAGTCCTCGATCGCGGTGACCGACATCTTCAGCGGCCGTGTCGCGCGCGGCGGTCGCGGTTCGGGTTGCTTGATCGGCCTGACCTCGTCGGGCTGGTCCAGCCGATCTGCGAACCGCACGTATTTCTCGCCGGCGCGGATGGCCGCCTTCCAGCGATCGTCGCCCGCAACCGCCTCCAACCGATGCAGGAAGCGCGAAGCCACCGCTGGCGCGCCGCCGGCCTTGGCGGAATGGGTGAGGATCACCTCATCTCCGCCGAGCAGCTGCGCGAAATCGTGGGCGGAGAGGCCGATGCGGCGCTCCGGCAGATCGAGGCCGAGCTCGTGCCGCATCGGGCGGCTCAGCCAGGGATCGATGCGCGGCGCCGGCGGCCAGACGCCCTCGATCAGGCCGCCGACGATGATGCGGTCCGCCTGCATCAGGCGCGATTCCAACGGGCCGTAGATCTGGAGCCGCGCGCCCGGCTTGTCACGCCGCCGTACCGCGCGATCGCCGAACGCGGTCTGGAAGACATCAGGGTAATCAGGCAGCGGCACGATCAATCCGCTGGTCGTGCCGCCGCGCAGGAGATCGTCGAAGGCGCCGGCGAGCGCGAGGCCCTCGCGCTCCTCGAAGGCCAGCGGGATGCCCTGCTCGTCGCGCGACAGCTCGATCATGATCTCGCGATGCCGGTGCGCGAGCTCGGCGAAGTCATATGGTTTTGACGGCGCCAGACTCTCGATCGGCGCCAAGGCTTGTCGCAAAGCATCGATTAGGGCCTGGACGCGATCGAGATCCTCCGCCTTGAGGCGTGCGCGCGGCTCGGCCTTGTGGAGCGCGGAGACCTCGCTGCGCCACAGCTTGGCCAGTTCCTCGCGAAAGCGGTTGAATTCACGCAGCAGGCCGGCCGTGCCCGCGGGCGGGCGCGTGCCGCGCAAGACGGCGAGCTCCAGGCCTTCGATTGCCGCCTTCCATGTATCCGGCGCGCGGCCGAGGCGGCACAGTGGATGCTTCAGCATCGCCAGCAGCGTCGGCGGCTCCAATCCCTTGGTCGCCGCTTCGGCCGCAAGGCGCGCAAAAACGCCGGCGGACGTCTCCATCAGCACGTCGCCGCCGGAATCGTCGAAGGCGAGGTCCCATCGGGTGAGTGCAGCCATCACACGGCGCGCCAGAGCGCGGTCCGGGGTGACCAGCGCTGCTGACTTGTCGAGGTGCCGCGCCTCGCGCATCGCGATCGCAATCGCCAGCGCTTCCATTTCAGGATTGGGGGCTTCGACGACTGCGAGGTTTGTCATGCCGCCGGCGATCTTTGCCGCAACATCCGGCTGCTTCAGCCGGTCGTGCCAGACTTCCGTCTTGGCGGAGGGCCGCATCGATTCGGATGCGAGCAGGTCGCGGCCACCTTCCGCCGGCGCTTGAAGCAGCTCGACGTCGCCGCGCTTGATGCCGAAGCGCTCCAGCAGCGCGTGCATGGCATATTGCGGATGGTTCGATGCGGGATGCTCCGCGAACTTGCCGAGCGCATCGCGCACGCCGCCGATGGTCCGCCAGGCATCCTCGTCAAGATCAGTGTCGAGGCCCGGCAGCACCACCGCGCCATGCGGCAGCGAGGCGACCGCATGCAGGAATTTTGCGGTGGCCGGCATCGAGCCGGTCGAGCCGGCCGCGATCACGGGCCCATGCGGATGCGCGGTCAGGCGCTTCGCTTCCGCCGCGATCAGGAGGTCGCGCCGCGCCGCGGGCTCGATCCTGTTGATCTCGGCGAGATGGCCGGGCCAGGCGATGCGGGCGATGCGCAGGAATTCGAGCGAGTGCTGCCAGTAGCGATCGAGCTGGTCCGGCACCAGACCATCGAGCGCGCTCCAGTCGACCCCGCGCGTCACCATGTCGTCGATCAGGCGCGCGAGATCGCCGGCGAGAGCCAGCGTCGAGGCGGGGCCGCCGACCACCAGCGGCGACAGCACCGGCCCCTTGGCCCAGGCCGCGACGAGCTGCGCCAGCGTCAGCCGTCGCTCGAGCTCGCCAAGGCGCGGCGGGATGTCGAGCGGCGTTGCGCCGGAAAACTGCTCGCCTTCATCGGCGAAGGCGAGCTCGTCCTCGTCGATGTCGCCGAGCGCGACGATGCGCGGCAGCACGACCGCGTCAGCCTTCATCTCGTCGAGGAAGATCTCCCGCACGATACGCATGGCGCGCCGGGTCGGCAGGTACAGCGTGGTGTCCGCAAGCCGCGCCGGCTCCCTGCGCGCCTCGAATCCCGCGACCAGCCGGCCGTCGAGCAGGGCCGTGACGACCGTGCGCAGGAACGGAACTGAGATGGGAACACTGAAAACGCGCATCGGCTGCCTGATTCGGGATCAGGCGCCAATATAGGGAGGCGGACACAAATGGTCATTGGCTGTGGCGGGGTCTTCCCCGCTCTCCCACTGTCATTCCGGGGCGATGCGAAGCATCGAACCCGGAATCTCGAGATTCCGGGTTCGCGCTTGCGCGCGCCCCGGAATGACGGGAAGCCCCTACGCCACGCTCTCCAGCCTCGTAGGGTGGGCAAAGGCGCGCTTGCGCCGTGCCCACCGTATTCGTCATTGGAGTTAGCTTGTGCGGTGGGCACGCTTCGCTTTGCCCACCCTACGGCACCGTGTTCGCGGCCTACGCCACGCTCTCCAGAAATGCCTCTTCCGCCGCATGCACCGCATCAGGCGTGCCGACATGCATCCAGACGCCGTCGAGGCGCAGGCCGAACAGGCGCTCCTGCTCGTTGGCGCGGTCGAACATCTTGGTCAGCGAGAACTCGCCCTGCGGCGCATCGGCGAAGATCGACGGCGACAGGATCGCCGCGCCGGCATAGACGAACGGAACGACCTCTTTCTCCTTGCGCTTGCGCAGGGCTCCGTCGGGCAGCATGCCGTAATCGCCGCGGCCGCTATAGCCGATGCTGGTCGCCGTCGGCGCCATCAAGAGCAGGATGTCCATGCGCGCGGGATCGAAGTTTTCGGCAAGCCGCGCCAGGTTCGAGCGCACGCCGTCGATCCACAGCGTGTCGGAATTGACATGGAAGAACGGCGCGTTGCCGAGCAGCGGCAGCGCCTTGACCACGCCGCCGCCGGTGCCGAGCACCTGGTTGCGCTCGTCCGAGATGGTCACGCGCGGATGCTGGCGCGATGCGACGTGGTCGATGATCTGGTCCGGCAGGTAATGCACGTTGACCACCGCCTCGCTCACGCCGGCCTGGCCGAGCTTGTCGAGCACGTGGTCGAGCAGCGGCTGGCCCGCCACCGGCACCATCGGCTTCGGCATCTTGTCCGTCAGTGGACGCATGCGCAGGCCGAACCCTGCGGCGAGCACCATGGCTTTGGTCGGTTTGACGGACATCGTTTGCTTTCTCAGATTCGTCTTTCTCAGCCTCGTGGACTCAGAACTCTTGGGATTAGAACTCTTGGAATTACTCTCGAAATTGCCCTTGGAATTCGCGTTCGCGGCAATCCTAGCACGGGACTCATTCAGCCGCACCGCATCTCAACCGCCTTAGCCACCTGCCGTGACGGTTGTACGACGGGTGTGGCCGTTACGCCCCGACGGATGCGGAACGCGCCTTTTTCTTCTTGTCGCCGAGCTTGAGGAAGTTGACGCCGATCTGGTCGCCATTGACCCAGGCAAGCTCACAGCGCCGGTACGCGAGTCCGGTGGACGACAGCAGGAGAAAAAATTCCTTCAGATGGAGCCCTTCGACCGAACCGTCGATGGTCAGCTTGGCGCCGCTCTGGGAGACGTCCTCCATGGTGCAGTCGCGCCGCCACGTGCCGTCGATTCCCATCATCTGGGCCGGAATCCCACGCTCGAAAACAACCCGGC
Protein-coding regions in this window:
- the addB gene encoding double-strand break repair protein AddB, which translates into the protein MRVFSVPISVPFLRTVVTALLDGRLVAGFEARREPARLADTTLYLPTRRAMRIVREIFLDEMKADAVVLPRIVALGDIDEDELAFADEGEQFSGATPLDIPPRLGELERRLTLAQLVAAWAKGPVLSPLVVGGPASTLALAGDLARLIDDMVTRGVDWSALDGLVPDQLDRYWQHSLEFLRIARIAWPGHLAEINRIEPAARRDLLIAAEAKRLTAHPHGPVIAAGSTGSMPATAKFLHAVASLPHGAVVLPGLDTDLDEDAWRTIGGVRDALGKFAEHPASNHPQYAMHALLERFGIKRGDVELLQAPAEGGRDLLASESMRPSAKTEVWHDRLKQPDVAAKIAGGMTNLAVVEAPNPEMEALAIAIAMREARHLDKSAALVTPDRALARRVMAALTRWDLAFDDSGGDVLMETSAGVFARLAAEAATKGLEPPTLLAMLKHPLCRLGRAPDTWKAAIEGLELAVLRGTRPPAGTAGLLREFNRFREELAKLWRSEVSALHKAEPRARLKAEDLDRVQALIDALRQALAPIESLAPSKPYDFAELAHRHREIMIELSRDEQGIPLAFEEREGLALAGAFDDLLRGGTTSGLIVPLPDYPDVFQTAFGDRAVRRRDKPGARLQIYGPLESRLMQADRIIVGGLIEGVWPPAPRIDPWLSRPMRHELGLDLPERRIGLSAHDFAQLLGGDEVILTHSAKAGGAPAVASRFLHRLEAVAGDDRWKAAIRAGEKYVRFADRLDQPDEVRPIKQPEPRPPRATRPLKMSVTAIEDWLRDPYTIYAKHILRLDALDPVDMPLSAADRGSAIHDAIGEFTERYATRLPDDPARVLRAIGEKHFAPLMERPEARALWWPRFQRIARWFSEWETARRDVVEAITAETRGEISITLDNERSFRLSARADRIERRQGGGYAILDYKTGQPPTGKQVRMGLSPQLTLEAAILREGGFPDIDAGSSVSQLVYVRLSGNNPPGEERILELKYKQGDEPQPPDIAAAEARAKLEALIRAFEDENQAYTSLNLPMWSNRYGTYDDLARIKEWSAAGGLGIEEW
- a CDS encoding nucleotidyltransferase family protein codes for the protein MSVKPTKAMVLAAGFGLRMRPLTDKMPKPMVPVAGQPLLDHVLDKLGQAGVSEAVVNVHYLPDQIIDHVASRQHPRVTISDERNQVLGTGGGVVKALPLLGNAPFFHVNSDTLWIDGVRSNLARLAENFDPARMDILLLMAPTATSIGYSGRGDYGMLPDGALRKRKEKEVVPFVYAGAAILSPSIFADAPQGEFSLTKMFDRANEQERLFGLRLDGVWMHVGTPDAVHAAEEAFLESVA
- a CDS encoding PilZ domain-containing protein: MAVKTDQRSNSRVVFERGIPAQMMGIDGTWRRDCTMEDVSQSGAKLTIDGSVEGLHLKEFFLLLSSTGLAYRRCELAWVNGDQIGVNFLKLGDKKKKARSASVGA